GCAAATCATCTTGATCTGTTAAACCAATAAACACCGTTTCTGGCTGTTTTAACTTACGTTTCATTAAAACGTGACCCGTTATATTTTGTTGTAATAAATTAAAGTCTTCTTCATTCCACGCTTGAAGTAATTCCACTTTGTGGCCATCAATACTGGCTAAAATACTGCCGCCGTACATATGCCCGTATAAAATACTAAGCTCTTTTGGAAATTCAAGCTCAAGTGCACTGGCTAAATTGTTTAGTGACCCCGTAGGCTGCTGCAAAGCCCCCTGCCACTGAATGTTTCCTTGCTCGTCTACCTCTCCTACTTCGCACGGACTTGGCCACTGCTCATCATGAGCAATCAGCGGGTATTTTGAGGTTTTTTTAAAGGTTTTTTCACTAAATTGTGTGTGAAGTTGGGCTAACTGCATAGCAACAGACATACTGTGAAACTCATTCAAATTAGATATAATGCTCCTATTGTAACTATTTAAGAGCAAACATGACAGATTAC
The window above is part of the Pseudoalteromonas aliena SW19 genome. Proteins encoded here:
- the syd gene encoding SecY-interacting protein, which gives rise to MSVAMQLAQLHTQFSEKTFKKTSKYPLIAHDEQWPSPCEVGEVDEQGNIQWQGALQQPTGSLNNLASALELEFPKELSILYGHMYGGSILASIDGHKVELLQAWNEEDFNLLQQNITGHVLMKRKLKQPETVFIGLTDQDDLLVSVLIHTGEVCLEHVGKKTHHVLAPNIDAFLKSLEV